One Osmerus mordax isolate fOsmMor3 chromosome 16, fOsmMor3.pri, whole genome shotgun sequence genomic window carries:
- the LOC136959535 gene encoding WW domain-containing adapter protein with coiled-coil-like, which yields MVMHASKQPRLSDGSNDRRDSQSYQTHKSQPKPSQSATLHRHDKLRDASSDPTPPYKMQRRSQDSPVARHGADAPGQGKPKASHALGRVKDGGTSTSPEENNHTSHHSSDSHPSQNKSSDRPHEPADDWSEHISSSGKKYYYNCRTEVSQWEKPKDLLEREQRPKDPAKMASNSFPKDRDYRREALQDGATAKSSSGGDKPSSHTASSQSSSAPQGLNPATGPSPSTSTSSSASQPSPAVQSQSSALLQDPALLRQLLPALQATLQMNNGSVDMAKINEVLAAAVTQASLQSMLHKLLTSGPSAFNITALLSQAAQHSNQAQPPSQSPLSLSSEATSPRPYISPRNGTPQSNLLAGHKPLLSMAPAAAQPRVTSSSGKPGAASSQPPPEKRPEDPRTLLQRSSPSPGPNHVSAAGCLPAPPPSSAQGHAPGSFTPTLVAHFDEKLIRHVQGWPAEHLEKQASRLREDAHNMGSLYMSEICTELKNLRSLVRVCEIQATLREQRILFLRQQSKELDKLKNQNSYMV from the exons ATGGTGATGCATGCAAGTAAACAACCAAGACTCAGCGATGG gAGCAACGACCGAAGGGACTCGCAATCCTACCAG acccATAAGTCTCAGCCAAAGCCAAGCCAGTCTGCCACCCTTCACCGTCATGACAAGCTGCGAGACGCCTCCTCTGACCCCACACCGCCCTACAAGATGCAGCGCCGCTCCCAAGACAGCCCGGTCGCCCGGCACGGCGCCGACGCCCCCGGCCAGGGCAAGCCGAAGGCCTCCCACGCCCTCGGCAGGGTCAAAGATGGCG GGACCAGTACCTCTCCTGAGGAGAACAACCATACCTCCCATCACAGCTCAGACTCTCACCCCAGCCAGAACAAGTCTTCAGACAGG cctcacgAGCCAGCAGATGACTGGTCAGAGCACATCAGCTCGTCTGGGAAGAAGTACTACTATAACTGTAGAACTGAGGTGTCCCAGTGGGAGAAGCCCAAGGACCTGCTGGAGAG AGAGCAGAGACCGAAGGATCCTGCCAAGATGGCATCCAACAGTTTCCCTAAGGACCGGGACTACAGACGAGAGGCCTTGCAGGACGGAGCCACAGCAA aaTCCTCCTCAGGAGGAGACAAGCCTTCCTCCCACACTgcttcctcccagtcctcctctgctcctcagggcCTAAACCCCGCCAccggcccctccccttccacctccacttcctcctccgcgTCCCAGCCGTCCCCGGCTGTCCAATCGCAGTCGTCGGCCCTGCTCCAGGACCCCGCCCTCCTGCGCCAGCTCCTCCCAGCGCTGCAGGCCACGCTGCAGATGAACAACGGCAGCGTGGACATGGCCAAGATCAATGAAG ttCTAGCAGCAGCTGTGACTCAAGCTTCCTTACAGTCTATGCTTCATAAGCTCCTCACTTCTGGACCATCAGCTTTCAACATCACTGCTCTGCTTTCCCAGGCTGCCCAGCACTCCAACCAAG ccCAGCCGCCCAGCCAGTCTCCCCTGTCCCTGAGCTCCGAGGCCACCTCACCCCGGCCCTACATCTCCCCCAGGAACGGCACTCCTCAGAGCAACCTCCTGGCTGGCCACAAGCCCCTGCTCTCCATGGCCCCCGCCGCCGCGCAGCCCAGG gtgacCTCATCGTCAGGTAAGCCGGGAGCAGCATCCTCCCAGCCCCCACCTGAGAAGAGACCAGAGGACCCCAGGACTCTGCTGCAGAGGAG tagTCCCTCCCCAGGACCAAACCACGTATCAGCGGCAGGATGCCtcccggccccgcccccctcctctgcccaggGCCACGCCCCCGGCTCCTTCACCCCCACCCTGGTGGCCCACTTTGATGAGAAGCTCATCAGACACGTGCAGGGCTGGCCGGCAGAGCACCTGGAGAAAcag gcgTCTCGGTTGCGTGAGGATGCCCACAACATGGGGAGTCTATACATGTCTGAGATCTGCACCGAGCTCAAGAACCTGCGCTCCCTGGTCCGGGTGTGTGAGATCCAGGCTACGCTGAGggagcagag gatCCTGTTCCTGCGGCAGCAGAGTAAGGAGCTGGACAAGCTGAAGAACCAGAACTCCTACATGGTCTGA
- the LOC136959287 gene encoding adiponectin-like produces the protein MEEVAEEEAGGASEEGAVLEEVAEEEQTGPSEEEEVAEEVAGEEQEAEPVEEEKDESVVEEEVEEAEPVEEEVEEEKEEAEPVEEEVEEEKEEAEPVEEEVEEEKEEAEPVEEEVAGEEQEEVSEPEAPGAGEARPCTMWVGGVPGTPGHSGHPGRDGRDGHDGPRGHKGDAGEPGDKGEPGVKGDDGTPGPRGFQGNPGLKGAPGESALAYHSAFSVGLTDPVPDGNLPIRFNKLFLNEQRHYDDASGKFRCLIPGVYFFDYHLTVYTRDVRVALYRNDKPVLFTYDQYHHGNVDQASGAVAMRLAGGDEVWLQVYGEAGEFGGVYADNTNDSTFSGFLLYPDVGGA, from the exons atggaggaggtggcagaggaggaggctggaggagcgtCAGAGGAAGGAGCAGTTTTAGAGGAGgtggcagaggaggagcagactgGTCCttctgaagaggaggaagtggcaGAGGAGGTGgctggggaggagcaggaggcagagccagtggaggaggagaaggatgaatcagtagtggaggaggaggtggaggaagcagagccagtagaggaggaggtggaggaggagaaggaggaagcagagccagtagaggaggaagtggaggaggagaaggaggaagcagagccagtagaggaggaggtggaggaggagaaggaggaagcagagccagtagaggaggaggtggctggggaggagcaggaggaggtgtcaGAGCCGGAGGCcccaggagcaggggaggcccGCCCCTGCACCATGTGGGTGGGAGGAGTTCCAGGGACGCCTGGCCACAGCGGTCACCCTGGCAGGGACGGGAGGGATGGACACGACGGGCCTCGAGGACACAAAGGAGACGCAG GTGAACCCGGCGACAAGGGCGAGCCAGGGGTGAAAGGTGACGATGGAACCCCAGGCCCGCGTGGTTTCCAAGGCAACCCCGGTCTGAAAGGTGCACCGGGCGAGAGCGCCCTCGCGTATCACTCCGCCTTCAGCGTGGGTCTAACCGACCCTGTACCCGACGGCAACCTGCCCATCCGCTTCAACAAGCTCTTCCTCAACGAACAGCGTCACTATGACGACGCCAGCGGAAAGTTCCGGTGCCTCATCCCCGGGGTGTATTTCTTCGACTACCACCTGACCGTGTACACCCGGGACGTCCGTGTCGCCCTGTACCGCAACGACAAGCCGGTCCTGTTCACCTATGACCAGTATCACCACGGCAACGTGGACCAGGCGTCGGGCGCCGTGGCGATGCGTCTGGCGGGCGGAGACGAGGTGTGGCTGCAGGTGTACGGGGAGGCGGGAGAGTTCGGGGGCGTCTATGCCGACAACACCAACGACTCCACCTTCTCCGGCTTCCTGCTTTACCCCGATGTGGGTGGGGCCTAG